TCATTCGCATGGCCTCGAATGCCAAAGGGCCGGTCGAAAAAGACTTACCGCCCCTGTGCTCTGCATTGAGCACCAGCTCACGCGCCAGCAATTCGACAAGATGGGGAAACAAGCCCGCGTCTATCGGACTCTTGCCAAGTCGTAGCCGGTCATTTTTGAGCTGTTCTGGAAGTGCATGTTCAAACTGGATGAATTGCAGATAATGATAGACGCAACCAAGCCCCGACCAGAGGTCAAAGCCCCGCAGGAAATTTCTGAGTGGTTTGTAATCTTGATACATGAGCAAAAACTTGGCGGCCTCAGCCGGCAGGATCAAGACATGATTGAGACACCGCAACTTGCGGCGAACGCTGCGCCGGGGCGCGCCAAGCGCCCCCCAGCAAAGCAGCAACACAAGAATGCCACCGACTTTACAGCGCGCGGGATGGCGAGCCCGCCAACTTCAATCTCTGCGATTGAAGCCCCGCGCCATCAGTCTGCGACTTCAGGCGCTATTTCGATTCCCAGGAACGTCAATGTTTCGCGGATCAGCGGCTCGAAACTTGCCAAGGTTACCCGACAGTCCTCATCGCTCTGCTGACAAATCCGTTGCGCCGTCGTGATCTTGTGATCCGGTTTGAAGTCATGACGCACAAGATAGGCCCAATCTAGGTGAAGCTGCTCCTCGAATGTTGTCTCACCGAGAAGAATTCGATTCACCAGATCTGGATGGCACACCTTCCCGGGATCACGCTTTGCGAGGCGGTTCTTGGCACCTGCGTCCGTCCACACCGCAACCGGATACAGCGTCTCCAAGGAAGCATGGACGTTGAAATGGGCAGCCTTGGCAGCACGAAGGTTCGCAGGCACAGGGTAAACGAAGCACTTCGCGGATTTCACATTGTCCGGCTGCGCGTTGAAATCCGCCTTCTCCTGGCTAGCGTCACCGTCGACGATGCCAACCGCCTTCGGCCTTTCTGGGTGGTGCTTGTGCTGCGAACGCCAGCCGAGCAGCATGTCGATCACGTAGGTGTGACCGGCCCCGTCCCGCTTCGTCTCGAAACGAACCTGGCCGACCGCAGTCGGGAAGTAAAGTTGCAGCGCCCTAGCAAGAATAAGCCTATCGCTCTCCCCTTCCACGAAGATGCGCGGACAGTTCTCCTGCGCCAACTGCGCGGCGACAGCGTTCGCTTCCTCCTGCTGGCGGACTTGCGCGACCATTTCCGAAATGCGGGGTGCAAGCATGGCCAGAGTGCCAAGGCTCTCATCGATGCCCTTTACGTCCGTCTTTGCGAGGGTGCCCTCAGCGTCGGTTGTTCGGGTCACGAAGTTCAGAGCGATCTCGTCCTCCCGCTGACCGAGATCATAAAATGCCGGAGAATGGGTTGTGAGGAGAATCTGCGCCGTTCCCGAACGCGCTAAGGCGTGCAGTTCATCCGCGAGTTGCACCGCGCTCCCGATCTCCAGATTATTCTCAGGCTCCTCATATGCCCATATGCTGCTGATCGGTTGCCCGCCACGCTTCTGCAGCGCGGCCTTCTTCTCCGCCATGAACCGAAGGATCAATGGGATGTGCCGGGCCTTGATACCGTCACCGCGGTTGTTCAGCGACACCGACTTCTCGCCACTAAGGAAGTCGAGTCTCTCGAAAATGTGATACAGGTCCCGCGGAAGTGCCAGACGGGTGTCGAAACCCAAGGACGCCGATATGCTGGCGGTTAGTTCGTTCAGATGGTCGCCTATCGACTGCTCGAAGGCGGTGCTGGATTCATGGAATGTGCGTGCCGCCACCTCGGAGATGATCCCGTAGATCCGTCCTCGCAGGTCGTCGAAATATTCGGAATCCTTGATAGCCGGGACATATTCGAACTCGATCTTGCGCAGAAGCGCATGGACGTTCGACTTCTCCGGGATCTTCACATCCTCGCGGATCTCCTGACCGCGCTTGCCCTTGGTGATGCGCTGGCCGTGGTAGTCATATTCCTCGCTCCACAATCCGTCTTCGCGCCAGCGCTTCGTCCAGATGATCACGTGTCCATTGGTCGCGTGATACGTCTCCGGCAGCGCGATCTCTACGCTGACAACAACTTCCCTCGCCTTTCGGACCCGAACCGGCGCAAAGAAGTTGTAGTCCTCGCTGAAGGCAAACTCGACACCAGGGTTCGTCTCGCCGTTGAAAAAGAGATTGAGCGCACGCAGGATATTGGACTTCCCGCAGTCGTTCCGTCCGACGAAAATTGCGAGCTGGGAAAGATCAGCGTCGATCGACTTAATTGAACGGAAATTCTCGATGTGGATCGATTTGATCGTTGCCGCCACTATATCCCCCTGGGCCCCGTCTCCCCAGACGAAGCGATAACAAGCTATGGCGTGTCATTCCGCCAACGTCATGGAATTAGGGCAAAAGACGCGCTTCGCCAAGCGAGGCTGCACAGCGCGGCGAATTTTATGTGAAATTCGCAATGAAATCCGCAAATCCGCGAGGATGGGTGTCGCCCCCCCGAATTCGGCGAAATGCCCGTCCGCTGGCATCTCGGTGTAGTGGGCAACGTTTTAGGCCTTCTTCGCAATCAAGCGGGGCGTCGGGAAGAAGCTGGATTCGGGGCGGTCGCGTGCCCCATAGACGCTGCAACCCGTGTGCTGGTGGGAAACCATTCGATTTTATCAAATGAAATAACAGCAACTTCCGGCAGTGCTGCTCGGTTCGTGGAATAACCGATTTTGGATGCAAGGCGGATATGGCTCCTCACCACTGGAATGTCCGGTTTCCTCACTTCGGTCCTCCGAAGCGGACCGAGCACAAGGTCCCAATGCCAGTCGCAAACCGGGCCCTGGTGGCATGCTGGCGTGCAATCGTTTTCACAGGGGAGTTTCCGGCATGACGCGTCGCATGTAAGTGTCGAAGAGCGGCACGGTAAATGCCGTGTCGCCATGTGCGGGGCTGTATAACATTCCTTTGGCGATCAAGCTGTTCCGGGTCGGTGCGACGCTGGATACCTTCACTCCCATGGCATCTGCCACATCACCCGAGCGATGCGGACCTGGGCCAAGGCTCGCCATTGCACGAAGGTAGCGCTTTTCTCCAGGCGTTAGCCTGTCGAAGCGCACGCGGAAGAAACTGGCGTCCAGTTCAGCGAGGGCACCCTTGGTGGCAGCCGCGATGTCCTGGGCGGTAATGGGCGATGGGTCCGCGACATCCCAGCCATGTTTCCCCCATTCCTGGAGGAAGTAGGGATAGCCTTTGGTTTGCG
The window above is part of the Sphingobium sp. MI1205 genome. Proteins encoded here:
- a CDS encoding ATP-dependent nuclease, which codes for MAATIKSIHIENFRSIKSIDADLSQLAIFVGRNDCGKSNILRALNLFFNGETNPGVEFAFSEDYNFFAPVRVRKAREVVVSVEIALPETYHATNGHVIIWTKRWREDGLWSEEYDYHGQRITKGKRGQEIREDVKIPEKSNVHALLRKIEFEYVPAIKDSEYFDDLRGRIYGIISEVAARTFHESSTAFEQSIGDHLNELTASISASLGFDTRLALPRDLYHIFERLDFLSGEKSVSLNNRGDGIKARHIPLILRFMAEKKAALQKRGGQPISSIWAYEEPENNLEIGSAVQLADELHALARSGTAQILLTTHSPAFYDLGQREDEIALNFVTRTTDAEGTLAKTDVKGIDESLGTLAMLAPRISEMVAQVRQQEEANAVAAQLAQENCPRIFVEGESDRLILARALQLYFPTAVGQVRFETKRDGAGHTYVIDMLLGWRSQHKHHPERPKAVGIVDGDASQEKADFNAQPDNVKSAKCFVYPVPANLRAAKAAHFNVHASLETLYPVAVWTDAGAKNRLAKRDPGKVCHPDLVNRILLGETTFEEQLHLDWAYLVRHDFKPDHKITTAQRICQQSDEDCRVTLASFEPLIRETLTFLGIEIAPEVAD